In a single window of the Balaenoptera acutorostrata chromosome 3, mBalAcu1.1, whole genome shotgun sequence genome:
- the BMI1 gene encoding polycomb complex protein BMI-1 produces MHRTTRIKITELNPHLMCVLCGGYFIDATTIIECLHSFCKTCIVRYLETSKYCPICDVQVHKTRPLLNIRSDKTLQDIVYKLVPGLFKNEMKRRRDFYAAHPSADAANGSNEDRGEVADEDKRIITDDEIISLSIEFFDQNRLDRKVNKDKEKSKEEVNDKRYLRCPAAMTVMHLRKFLRSKMDIPNTFQIDVMYEEEPLKDYYTLMDIAYIYTWRRNGPLPLKYRVRPTCKRMKISHQRDGLTNAGELESDSGSDKANSPAGGIPSTSSCLPSPGTPVQSPHPQFPHISSTMNGTSSSPSGNHQSSFANRPRKSSVNGSSATSSG; encoded by the exons ATGCATCGAACAACCAGAATCAAGATCACTGAGCTAAATCCCCACCTAATGTGTGTGCTTTGTGGAGGGTACTTCATTGATGCCACAACCATAATAGAATGTCTACATTCCT tcTGTAAAACGTGTATTGTGCGTTACCTGGAGACCAGCAAGTATTGTCCTATCTGTGATGTCCAAGTTCACAAGACCAGACCACTACTGAATATAAg gtcaGATAAAACTCTTCAAGATATTGTATACAAATTAGTTCCAGGGCTTTTCAAAA aTGAAATGAAGAGAAGAAGGGACTTTTATGCAGCTCATCCTTCAGCTGATG ctGCCAATGGCTCTAATGAAGATAGAGGAGAAGTTGCAGATGAAGATAAGAGAATTATAACTGATGATGAAATAATAAGTTTATCCATTGAATTCTTTGACCAGAACAG ATTGGATCGGAAAGTAAATAAAGACAAGGAGAAATCTAAGGAGGAG GTGAATGATAAAAGATACTTGCGATGCCCAGCAGCAATGACTGTGATGCACCTGAGAAAGTTTCTCAGAAGTAAAATGGACATACCTAACACTTTCCAG ATTGATGTCATGTATGAAGAGGAACCTTTAAAGGATTACTATACACTAATGGATATTGCCTACATTTATACCTGGAGAAGG AATGGTCCGCTTCCTTTGAAATACAGAGTTCGacctacttgtaaaagaatgaagatcAGTCATCAGAGAGATGGACTGACAAACGCTGGAGAACTGGAAAGTGACTCTGGGAGTGACAAGGCCAACAGCCCAGCAGGAGGTATTCCCTCCACCTCTTCTTGTTTGCCCAGCCCCGGCACTCCAGTCCAGTCTCctcatcctcagtttcctcacatttCCAGCACTATGAATGGaaccagcagcagccccagcggtAACCACCAATCTTCCTTTGCCAATAGACCTCGAAAATCGTCAGTAAATGGGTCGTCAGCAACTTCATCTGGTTGA